GGGCCCACATCATAAGCAAAAAATTTTATTGAATTATTTATATCTTCTTTGATTTGAGTGATATTTGTAATTCCTCCGATATTAATTATGTTTATTGGTAATTTAAGTTTAAAATTTTTTTGGATAATTTTTGAAATCAAATTATGAAATATTGGTGTAAGTGGAGCCCCTTGACCTCCATGATTTAAATCATTTTGTCTAAAATTGTTGATTACAATTTTTTTAAATAAACTAGATAAAAGTCTTCCATCTCCTAACTGTTTTGAAATTTGAATTTTTGGATTATGGAAGACTGTTTGGCCATGAAAACCTATTAAATCAATATCTTCATTAATCTCTCCAATCACTTGATTTATTAAGTGGCTGTTGAATAATGTAAATTTTTTTTCTACTTCATTGATCTCTATAGAATGAGTTTTTAAGTCTGTAAAATTGCTAATTTTATCTCTTAAACTAATTAATTGCTTGTAAAGTCCATCATCAAACTCTTTATAAGTATCATAAATACTGGAAAATTGATCATAACCATCAGATTTTATTACAGACAAATCCACTCCATCCATTGATGTACCGCTCATCAAACCTATTGAGGTAAATATCTTTTGTTTCATTATTATTTTTTTTTAACAAAATTTGTATATTGTAGAATTATACGCTTATGAATAAATTTTTAAAAGAATTTAAAGACAGAGGCTACTTTTATCAATGTACTGATGAAAATGAGTTATCTTCATTATTGGATAAAAAAAAGATTAAAGCCTACATTGGTTTTGATTGTACAGCTGAAAGTTTACATGTTGGCAGTCTCCTACAAATTATGTGTTTACGAATGCTCCAGAAACATGGACACCAACCAATTGTATTATTAGGTGGAGGAACCACAAGAATTGGAGACCCGTCTGGTAAAGATAAAACACGAAAAATTTTAAGTGAAGATGAAATTGAAAAAAATTCTAAAAATATTGAAAGAATTTTAAAAAAATTTTTAGATACAAGTGATAAAAATGTAAAACCAATATTTGTTAATAACTATGAGTGGCTCAAAGGTTTAAATTACATCTCTTTTTTGAGAGATATTGGAAAACATTTTACAATAAATAAAATGCTA
The DNA window shown above is from Candidatus Pelagibacter sp. RS39 and carries:
- a CDS encoding anhydro-N-acetylmuramic acid kinase, which produces MKQKIFTSIGLMSGTSMDGVDLSVIKSDGYDQFSSIYDTYKEFDDGLYKQLISLRDKISNFTDLKTHSIEINEVEKKFTLFNSHLINQVIGEINEDIDLIGFHGQTVFHNPKIQISKQLGDGRLLSSLFKKIVINNFRQNDLNHGGQGAPLTPIFHNLISKIIQKNFKLKLPINIINIGGITNITQIKEDINNSIKFFAYDVGPGNCLIDDWVRKNKDLKFDKDGNYANIGKVDDLILNQAIDNFEFKSYETSLDVKDFDTSFVKGLSFEDGCATLTKFTAYLIADGLRKINKQNDANSYHCIFCGGGRKNKSLMQSIENYLVNKNIIINDIDNYNFDGNFIESQAFAYLSIRSYLKLPISFPSTTRCKKAISGGDILKNF